TGTGAGGCGATGCGGGGCGCCGGTCCGGCAGGGCGCCCCGCCATACGAGAACCATGAAGCCGTACAGAACGGAGCGAGCGGTGCAGGTCAGCAGGTACGGCTTCGGCGCGGCCCCGATCGGGAACCTGTTCTCGGAGGTCGGCGAGGACGCGGCGCGTGCGGCGGTGGACGCGGCCTACGAGGCGGGGGTCCGCCTGTTCGACACCGCGCCCCACTACGGGCTCGGCCTGTCGGAACGGCGGCTCGGCGCCGCCCTGGCGGAGCGGCCCCGTGACTCCTACACCCTGTCCACCAAGGTCGGCCGCCTGATCGTGCCCGCCGTCGGCGAGGGACCCTTCGGCCGGGACGACCAGGGCTTCGACGTTTCCGCAGAGCTGCGCCGGGTGTGGGACTTCTCCCGCGACGGGGTCCTGCGGTCGCTGGAGGAGAGCCTGGAGCGGCTCGGCCTCGACACGGTCGACGTCGTCCTGATCCACGACCCGGACGACCACTGGGAGCAGGCCGTCTCCGAGGCGTTCCCGGCCCTGGCCGAACTGCGTGACCAGGGCGTCGTCAAGGCCGTCGGGGTCGGCATGAACCAGGCGGGGATGCTCGCCGGATTCGTCCGCGAGACCGGTGTCGACCTGGTCATGCTCGCCGGGCGCTACACCCTCCTCGACCAGTCGGGAGAGGACGAGCTGCTGCCCCTGTGCGCCGAGCGCGGCGTCTCGGTGTTCGCCGCCGGGGTGTTCAACAGCGGCCTGCTGGCCACCCACGACCCGTCGGGCACCTACGACTACGCACCCGCCCCCGGCCCGCTCCTGGAGCGCGCCCGCCGCATCGCCGCCGTCTGCGAACGCCACGACGTCACCCTCCCCCAGGCGGCCCTGGCCTTCCCGCTGCGCCACCCGGCCGTCGCCAGCGTCGTCATCGGCGCCCGCTCCGCTGCCGAGGTCACCCGCAACGCCGAACTCACCGCCAAGCCCGTCCCCGAAGCCCTCTGGACCGACCTCACCGCCGAGGGCCTGATCCCTTGAACGCACCCCGGCAGGGGAGCCAGGCATCAGGCTTGATCTGACGCCTGGCTCGGAACCGGGGCTGGCTGCGAAGGCACCACCCCTCTCAGGGCCTGCGACACCGCGCCCGCTTACGTGTTGTGCCGAGCTGCCCTCAGCGGCACGTGTCGCCAGGGCTGGTTCTCCAGCCGCGTCTCCGTGTCCAGGCGACGGGCCAGTTCGGGCAGGGTCGCCCCGCAGCGGATATTGGACAGGCCGTGCTCAAGCCCGTACGCCGACATGTCCGCACGCCGCACGGCGTACCAGCCGCCCCCGATCCCCTCCGCGATCGCCCAGGTGCGTCCGTAGAGCCTCGTCAGTTCCGCCAAGGTCACGGTGGGCTCCCGGTGCCCCGCGCAGGCGGAGCCGCCGCACACAGGCGGGCGTGGTGGAACGCGATCCGCCGGGCGGCCCGGCCGGGTTCGGTCGCCTCCTGCGAGGCGTAGACAGCGCGCCGACGTTCGGCGTTCCATCCGATGTGCCACCAGAACCGCTCCCCGTTGGACCACACCACCAGACCCACCCCGACCGACACCAGCGCCAGCCCGTAGCCGCCGTGAACGTCGGCGACGATCTCGTAACCCGCCAGGGCCTCCCGGAGCCTCTCCGCCGCGTCCACCGCCGCCGACCCGTACATCGCGGACGCGGTCATGACGTACACCCCATCTGCCTCATCGCGAGGATGAGATCCAGGACTCTCTCCGGCTCCTCACACCGGACCGTCTCCGTGTCGCTGCCGCGCACAGCCACCAGATAGCAGCAGGAACACGCCCCTATCGTCACGGTGGCATCCCGCCCTTGAGAGCCGATCACGGCCAGTTCGGGCGGGTAGCGGTTCATCCACGACCGAAGCGGAGGACGGTCGGGCAAGGGAACCTCAGGGGCGGCAAAGAGCCCAAGGCTGATCGTGTGATGGCGGTGGGCACGAATGCCCCGCTCGGTGAGAAGACGCTGCACGACCGCCAGGGCTTCGTCCTGAGTCTGGACGGTGGTCTCGTCGACGCAGGGCGGGACGGGTTTGCGGTTGTCCATGGATCGCACCTCTTCGCGATCAGGGAACCCCGCATGACCTGTACGCCTGCGGAGTTTCGCTTCGTATGACGCTTACCGGTGCCATAGTTGAAGTGACTCAGCGCATGGGAAAAGACGCACAGGGTTGCGTCACAGGTGGCGCAACGCGCACAACGGATCGCGAGGGCGGACGTGACCGGACAACCGACATCGAAGACCTCGGCGGGCTGGCAGGAGTTCGGCCGTGCCCTGCGGACCTGGCGAGAGCAACGCGAGCTGAGCCTGCGTGGCCTCGCCGAGCGGATCCGGTGGGACTACTCGCTCATCGCCAGGTGGGAGCAGGGGAAGAACCGCCCGTCTTTCGAGGCGATCACGATCCTCGACGCCGAACTCGGCGCGGGGGGCGAACTCGTGAAACAGGCGCTTCGTATGGCCATGGCCGACACCGATCGGCTGCGGAGGAGTACCGTCGAAGCAGTCGAAGCAAAAGCCTCAACGCGTGACGAGGGTGGGGATATGGAGCGTAGACGACTGATGCGGGACGCCGCCGCCGTCGCTGTCGGCGGCGCGGTGGCGCCCGTGCTGGCCACGCTGACGGACGCCTGGCAGGCGTCCGAGCCTCGGATCTCCGGTGCGAGCGTGTCACAGGAGATGATCGACGACTGGGAGGACGCCGCAGACACCCATGCCCGGCGGGCGTATGTCGATTCGCCCGCCGTCGTCCTCGCCGGACTGGCCGCCGACTTCGCCGACATGGCCCCTCACCTGAGCCAGGATCAGCCCGAGCCGGTACAGCGCGACCTCGCCCACGCCGCCGCACGGCACGCGTCCCTGATTGCCGGGAAGTGGTTCGACCTGGGCAATCGTCGCGAGGCGCGACGCTGGTGGGGGAAGACCCGGAGCTTGAGCGAGCGCTCCGGAGACACCTTGCTGGCAGCCTGGCTAACAGGCAGGGAAGCCGCCTATCGAAGGACTGACCTGAATGAAGATCTCAGCGATGTGCTTCTTGTGGCTCAGCGGGCTCGTCGTCTCGCCGGAGACCGGCCCAGCGCGCCACTCGTGATTGCTCTCAGTGCTGAGGCGCAGACCCTCGCGATGTTGAGGCGCTACGTCGAAGCAACCACCGCGCTCCGTCGCGCCGAGGACGTGTTCGACCAACTTCCATCCAGCCCCGTCGGCCTGGATCCTCACTGGATGTACTTCGATCGGAGTCTGATCTACACACTCGCCGACGATGCCCGGCGAGCTACTGAGGCGCAAGATGCCGCCAAAGAGTTCTATTCGTCGGGGCATCATGGAACCGCCACGATAGCCCTGCACAACGCGGCACTGCACACTCGCACGGACCCGGAACAGGGAACGCGGCAGGCGTTGCGGATCGTGGAAACGCTTCCGATCGCACGGCGGGATGCGCGAGTGAGAGCGGCGGCTCGCATCATTCTGGAAGTCACCCCTGAGAAGGCTCATGCCCTGCCCGTCACCCAAGAACTTCGCGCGCTGACGGCGGCCGGCGATCGGTCGGCCTGACCCCCTGATCCCTCTGCGACAACCGACCGTAGGCCGCTGGTCACCATGGCCGCCCAGATCGGCATGGAAAACGCCGCGATACGCGGTGAGGCGACCGCCCGGCTGGCCGCGATCCGTGGTGAGAGGGGTCCCCGCCCATGGAGATACTGGCGACCGCTGAGCGGATGAGAAAACGGTTCGCGTGTGGGTCGAAGAAGGGCTGCTCACGCATGTCAGCGGGAGGACACGGTTGATGTTTGAGGCCGAACGATTCCACGCCGTGGCGAGACTCGTCCAGGACCTGCGCCGGGTTGGCCGTACCCGCGATCCTGCCGAGGCGATCTGGCACCGCTTGCAGGACCGGGAGCTTCTGGAGAACGACCAGTTGGCCGATGGCCTTCGGCAGATGAGGCAGGGCGAGGGCCGTTCCTGGCGGGAGATCAGGGCGGAGTGGAGCTCCGGGAACTCGGAACCAGCCGCCGACAAAGATTGAGGTTTGTCCCTCTATTGTCGGCGGCCTGGTCGGGAAGGTAGGGCGGTCCCTACCTTCTGGCCGCCACGGCGCTGATGTTCGGCCCCACGGCGAACGCCTACTTCCGGAGTACGCGGGGCCGTTGAGGTTCCGACGCCGGGCCGTGGCGGACCGGATCCCTCCCGGTCCTGAGGGCACCGCCGGAGATCGGCCAGCCACCGTACGGAGGGGCGCGAGCGTTGTGGATCTCGGCGAGGACCTCGCGCCACGGTCGGCACGAGGTCGCTCGCCGGGGATTTCGGCACTGCGGGTGCTCGCCGTGAATCCCTGCCCGTAGACGGGGACCCGCCGGCGGAGACCTACGGATAGGGGAAGGTGACGGTCTTCGTCACGCTCATCTCCCTGATCGCGTAGCGGATTCCCTCGCGGCCCAGCCCGCTGGCCTTCACTCCGCCGAACGGGATGTGCGGCGAGTCGAACTGGGGACCGGCGTTGAGGTTGACCGCGCCGACCCGCAGTTCCGACGCGAGCCGCGAGAACGCCGCCGTGTCGGAGGTGACCACGCCGGCCTGCAGGCCGTACCGCGTGCCGTTGGACACCGAGATCGCCTCCTCCACGCTGTCCACGCGGATTATCGGTGCGACCGGGCCGAACGTCTCCTCGGCCACGAGTTCGGCGTCGGGAGGCACGTGGTCCAGCACCGCGGGGGTGAGCAGGGCGCCACGCCGCTCCCCGCCGCACAGCAGTTTCGCACCGGCGGCGACCGCGTCCGTGATCCGCCGCTCCACCTCGGCGGCCGAGTCCTCGCTGATGAGCGGGCCCAGGTCGGTCGCCGGGTCGAGCGGGTCTCCGGCCCGTTTTCGCCGGGCGGCCTCGACCAGCCCGGCCGCCACGGTGTCGGCGGTCTCGCCCACCGCGATCACCCGTTTGATCCCTCGGCAGGACTGTCCCGCCGTGGCGAAGGCACCTTCCCCCGCGAGCCGGACCGCGAGCCTCAGGTCGGCGTCGGGCAGCACGATGAGCGGGTCGTTCCCGCCCAGCTCCAGGAGGAGTTTCTTGCCCGCGCCCGCCAGCGCCACCGCCCGGCCGGTGGACACCGAGCCGGTGAAGGTGACCATGTCGATCTCGGGGTGCCCCGCGAGCACCGGGCCGATCGTCCCGGGCATGCCCGTGGTGACCACCAGGTGCTCGGGGGGCAGACCGGCCTCGATCAGCAACTCGGCGAAGGCCAGAGCGGTCAGGGGTGTCTTCTCCGAGGGTTTGACGACGATCGCGCAGCCCGCCGCCACGGCAGGTGCGATCTTGACGACGACCTGGTTGAGCGGCCGGTTGAACGGGGTGAGCGCCGCCACGAGGCCCGCGGGTTCGAGGACGGTGACCGCCAGCCGGTCGTGCCCCGGGATGGGGATGCCCTCCCCGTGCAGCCGTTCCGCCTCCTCGGCCGCGACGGTGAGGTTGGCGGCGGCCCTCTCGGTCTCCTTGCGGGTCTCCGTGACGCACACGCCGGACTCCCGCGAGATCAGCACGGCCAGGTCGGCGGCGCGTTCCCTCAGCAGCGCGGCGCTCCGGCGCAGGACCTCCGCCCGCCGCTGCGGCCGCGGAGGCCGCCAGGCCGCGCGGAGGCCGCGCACGGCCTCCGCCACCTCGGCGGGGGTGTCCGCCGGTACGGAGCCGACGACCTCCCCGTTCCAGGGGCTGCGCACCGTCAGCAGGTCGCCGCCGGCGCGCAGCGCGCCGTCACGAAACATGGTCCTCGTCCTTGACCACGAAGCGGGCCTCCAGCTCGGAGATGCGCGAGTAGTCGAACACCTCGAAGAGCTCGTCGAAGGTGATCCGCAGGTCGTTCCGCTCCCAGAACCTCTGGGTGGTGCCCTCGTCGCGGAGCGCGGCGAACACCTTGCGCAGGATCGTGGTGGCGGCGTACCACCCGGAGAGGGGGTAGATGGCCAGGTTGTAGCCAAGCTCCTCCAGCTCCTTGGTGGTGAGCCAGGGAGTCTTGCCGCCCTCGACCATGTTGGCCAGCAGCGGCGCGTCGATCTCGTCGCGTACGCGCTTCATCTCGTCGACGCTGAGCATGGCCTCCAGGAAGATGCAGTCGGCGCCGGCCGCGACGTACTCCTTGGAGCGGCTGATGGCCTCGTCCAGGCCGAGCTTCTCGCGGGCGTCGGTCCGCGCGATCACTATCCAGTCGGGATCGGTGCGCGCCTCCACCGCGGCCTCGATCTTGCCGACCATCTCCCGGGTGGAGATCAGCCGCTTGCCCTCCAGGTGCCCGCAGCGCTTGGGCACGACCTGGTCCTCCAGGTGACCGCCGACGATGCCGGCCCTCTCGAACTCCCGGACGCTTCGCCAGGTGTTCATCGCGTTGCCGTACCCGGCGTCGAGGTCCATGATCACCGGGAGGTCCACGGCCATGGAGATGTTCTTGGCGTTCCACGCCATCTCGGTGATGGTGGCGAAACCCAGGTCGGGCAGGCCGAGCATGGAGGCCGACGTGCCCGAGCCGGTCATGTGGATGGCGGAGAAACCGGCCTGCTCGATCACCTTCGCGCTCAGCGCGTCGTACGCGCTGGGCACCACCAGGAGTTCGGGGGCGAGCATCAGGTCCTTGAACTGCTTGGCACGCGACATGCGTTCCTCCTCGGTTAACGAACTCGATTAACGAACTCGGTCAGCGAACTCGGTTGACGAACTCAACGGGTGAAACGGGGGAAACGGGGGAAATCGGTTAGGAAAGGCTCTCGGTGAGGCGGATGAGCTGGTTGTACTTGGCGATCCGGTCCCCCCTCCTGGGGCCGCCGACCTTGATCCATTCGGCGCCGACCGCCACCGCGAGGTCGCACATGGCGGTGTCCTCCGTCTCTCCCGAACGGTGTGACACCACCAGGAGCAGCCCCGCGTCGCGGGCGGCCCGCGCGGCGTCCAGCGTGGCGGTGACCGTGCCCGCCTGGCTGGGCTTGAGCAGGACGGCGTCGGCCAGTCCAGGGCGGACCCGCGCGGCGTCGGAGGCGAACAGGTCGTCGCCGACGACGGTCACCCCGGCCTCGCGGGCCGCAGGCAGGAAGGCGTGCCACGCGCCGGTGTCGGCGGGGTCGAAGGGGTCCTCGACGTACTCGACGCCGTGGGTACGGGCCAGATCCAGCAGCAGCGCCCCGAAATCGGCGGACTCGTGTTCGCGTCCCTGGAAGCGGTAGCGGCCCGGCGCGGCCAGCAGGTGCTCGGCGGCCACGTCCACGCCGAGCGTGGCCTTGGCCTCCACCGGGCACGCCCGCCGGAGCGTGGCGAGCTGCCAGGAGACGTCGCGGTCGCCCGGCAGGAAACCGCTCGACGCGGAGATCGCCGGCGTACCGCCGCCGTCGGCGATCCCGCGTTCCACGGCCCCGTAGATCTCCAGCGCGGCGTGCACGTCGTCGATGAGGGAACCGGCGTGCGGGATGGCCATGACCTGCTGGAAGGAGTCGGGGGCGCCGGTCCGGTGTATCCCGCCGGAGAACGCGTTGACCAGGAGCCGAGGCAGGCCGGGCACCGACCCGGCGAGCTCCGTCAGCCACCCGCGCAGCGACGTTCCCGAGACGGCGGCCGAGGCGCGGGCGTACGCCAGCGACACCGCGAGTGTGACGTCGGCGCCCAGCTCGTGCCGGTCGTCCAGCTCGCGGAGGCGGCCGTCCAGCCCGGCCTGGCCGTCGGGGGTGTAACCGGTCAGGGCGTGGTCGAGCAGCCGTCCCGCCGGGCCGTCCCGCAGGCGGCCCAGCCCGCCGGTGCGCAGGCCGCGACGCCGCTCCAGGCGGCCGGGCGCGATGGCCACCGGGCAGGAGCCCCGGCCGCGGACCTCGCCGAGCGACAGGTCGGCCTCGACGGTGGGACGGGCCCGCGAGTCGAGGATCCCCCGCAGCAGCACCCTGGTTATCGGCGTCGTCCGGGTCATCCGCGCCCCCGGACCCGTGCCAGCCACGGCATGAGCTCGCTGGCACGCCGCACCGGCAGGTCGCCGCGCGACGCCGCGGCCTCGCCGAACTCGGCGACCGCGTCGGGGGCGACGCCGGGGCCCACCACCGCCAGCGGCACGTGGTCGGCGGTGTGGATGCCGGCCGCGCAGGGGGTGGCGTGGTCGCAGGTGACGACGAGGACGTCCGCCGGGCCGAGGGCCGCGCGCAGCGGCCCGACCAGGTGGGCGTCGATGTCGGCGATCGCGCGGACCTTCTCCTCGGGCTGGTTGTCGTGGCCGGGTTCGTCGGGGCCCTTGATGTGCGCGAACACGACGTCGGCCGGATCGGCGAGGAGCAGGGGCAGCAGCCGCGTGTAGAAGTCCGACTCCGCCTGGCCGGGGGCGACCTTGGCCGTGGTGAACTCCGCCCCGATCAGCCGGGCGAGGCCGCGTTCGGCCGGTACCTGGCCGTACATGGAGATGCGGGCCGTGGCGGGCGGGAGGTTCGGCAGGAGGTGCCCGCCGTCGCGGACCAGCAGGATGTTGGCGGGCTTGCGGCCCTCCGCGATCCGCCGCGCGTTGATCTCGCTGGCCTCCAGCACCTTGGCGCTCTGCTCGACGAAGGTGTTGACCAGGGAGGCGACCAGTCTGGCGGCGCCGTCGTCGACCATCGCCTCGGCGCTGAGCGGCCGGTTGGAGTGCTCGCGGACCGGCATGCCGAAGGGCCCCTTCTTCACGAACCCGGGGTCGGTGTTGCTCACCTCCCCGGACAGCGGCCGGGTTCTGCTGGTGAAGGCCAGGATGCCGCGGTGCCGTCCCCAGCCGGTGAGCCGCACGTCGATGTCGGGGTCCAGCCGCACCCTCTCGACGATCTCGGTGACGAGCCGCTGCATCTCCTCGTCGGTCAGGTCGCGGGACGTACGCCGGTCCAGGCGCCCCGTCGCCTGGTTCAGGCTCGCGAAGTTGATCCGGAAGGCCACCGAGTATCCTTCGGGATCCCAGTAGCGGTTGCCGTAGCCTTCGAGCGGGCCGCGGCCGGTGTAGTACACGGCGGGGTCGTAGCCGAGCAGGGCCATCGCCCCCGAGTCGGACTCGGGCGGGATGTCCTCGCCGATGATCTCCAGCAGGCCGTTGCGGCCGTCCGCGGCCAGCCGGTCCAGGTGCGGTGTGAACGCCGCCTCGAACGGTGTGCGCCCGCCCAGCGTCTCGGTCGGCCGGTCACCTCCGCCGCACAGCGCGATCAGATACAGCTTGCCGGATGCGCTCATCTATTGCCCTCTCTACGATCACGGATGCGACGGCGGGCGGGACGAGCGACTGCCAGTCGTCACCGGCGGCGATCGCGTCCCTCACCCTGTGCCCGCTGATCGGTTTGTCCGTACGGCGCC
This region of Streptosporangium sp. NBC_01495 genomic DNA includes:
- a CDS encoding aldo/keto reductase, which translates into the protein MKPYRTERAVQVSRYGFGAAPIGNLFSEVGEDAARAAVDAAYEAGVRLFDTAPHYGLGLSERRLGAALAERPRDSYTLSTKVGRLIVPAVGEGPFGRDDQGFDVSAELRRVWDFSRDGVLRSLEESLERLGLDTVDVVLIHDPDDHWEQAVSEAFPALAELRDQGVVKAVGVGMNQAGMLAGFVRETGVDLVMLAGRYTLLDQSGEDELLPLCAERGVSVFAAGVFNSGLLATHDPSGTYDYAPAPGPLLERARRIAAVCERHDVTLPQAALAFPLRHPAVASVVIGARSAAEVTRNAELTAKPVPEALWTDLTAEGLIP
- a CDS encoding helix-turn-helix domain-containing protein, which translates into the protein MAQRAQRIARADVTGQPTSKTSAGWQEFGRALRTWREQRELSLRGLAERIRWDYSLIARWEQGKNRPSFEAITILDAELGAGGELVKQALRMAMADTDRLRRSTVEAVEAKASTRDEGGDMERRRLMRDAAAVAVGGAVAPVLATLTDAWQASEPRISGASVSQEMIDDWEDAADTHARRAYVDSPAVVLAGLAADFADMAPHLSQDQPEPVQRDLAHAAARHASLIAGKWFDLGNRREARRWWGKTRSLSERSGDTLLAAWLTGREAAYRRTDLNEDLSDVLLVAQRARRLAGDRPSAPLVIALSAEAQTLAMLRRYVEATTALRRAEDVFDQLPSSPVGLDPHWMYFDRSLIYTLADDARRATEAQDAAKEFYSSGHHGTATIALHNAALHTRTDPEQGTRQALRIVETLPIARRDARVRAAARIILEVTPEKAHALPVTQELRALTAAGDRSA
- a CDS encoding aldehyde dehydrogenase family protein, with amino-acid sequence MFRDGALRAGGDLLTVRSPWNGEVVGSVPADTPAEVAEAVRGLRAAWRPPRPQRRAEVLRRSAALLRERAADLAVLISRESGVCVTETRKETERAAANLTVAAEEAERLHGEGIPIPGHDRLAVTVLEPAGLVAALTPFNRPLNQVVVKIAPAVAAGCAIVVKPSEKTPLTALAFAELLIEAGLPPEHLVVTTGMPGTIGPVLAGHPEIDMVTFTGSVSTGRAVALAGAGKKLLLELGGNDPLIVLPDADLRLAVRLAGEGAFATAGQSCRGIKRVIAVGETADTVAAGLVEAARRKRAGDPLDPATDLGPLISEDSAAEVERRITDAVAAGAKLLCGGERRGALLTPAVLDHVPPDAELVAEETFGPVAPIIRVDSVEEAISVSNGTRYGLQAGVVTSDTAAFSRLASELRVGAVNLNAGPQFDSPHIPFGGVKASGLGREGIRYAIREMSVTKTVTFPYP
- the bcpA gene encoding carboxyvinyl-carboxyphosphonate phosphorylmutase; translated protein: MSRAKQFKDLMLAPELLVVPSAYDALSAKVIEQAGFSAIHMTGSGTSASMLGLPDLGFATITEMAWNAKNISMAVDLPVIMDLDAGYGNAMNTWRSVREFERAGIVGGHLEDQVVPKRCGHLEGKRLISTREMVGKIEAAVEARTDPDWIVIARTDAREKLGLDEAISRSKEYVAAGADCIFLEAMLSVDEMKRVRDEIDAPLLANMVEGGKTPWLTTKELEELGYNLAIYPLSGWYAATTILRKVFAALRDEGTTQRFWERNDLRITFDELFEVFDYSRISELEARFVVKDEDHVS
- a CDS encoding CMP-5'-phosphonoformate--3-phosphoglycerate phosphonoformyl transferase, whose translation is MSASGKLYLIALCGGGDRPTETLGGRTPFEAAFTPHLDRLAADGRNGLLEIIGEDIPPESDSGAMALLGYDPAVYYTGRGPLEGYGNRYWDPEGYSVAFRINFASLNQATGRLDRRTSRDLTDEEMQRLVTEIVERVRLDPDIDVRLTGWGRHRGILAFTSRTRPLSGEVSNTDPGFVKKGPFGMPVREHSNRPLSAEAMVDDGAARLVASLVNTFVEQSAKVLEASEINARRIAEGRKPANILLVRDGGHLLPNLPPATARISMYGQVPAERGLARLIGAEFTTAKVAPGQAESDFYTRLLPLLLADPADVVFAHIKGPDEPGHDNQPEEKVRAIADIDAHLVGPLRAALGPADVLVVTCDHATPCAAGIHTADHVPLAVVGPGVAPDAVAEFGEAAASRGDLPVRRASELMPWLARVRGRG